A window from Chryseobacterium vaccae encodes these proteins:
- the rpsT gene encoding 30S ribosomal protein S20, translating into MANHKSALKRIRQNETRRLRNRYYHKTARTALKALRSEENKAVATEQLPKVIALLDKLAKKNIIHKNKAANLKSKLTKHVNKLA; encoded by the coding sequence ATGGCAAATCATAAATCAGCATTAAAGAGAATCAGACAAAACGAAACTAGAAGACTTCGTAACAGATATTATCACAAGACTGCTAGAACAGCATTGAAAGCTTTAAGAAGTGAAGAAAACAAAGCTGTAGCTACAGAGCAACTGCCAAAAGTTATCGCATTATTGGATAAATTAGCTAAGAAAAACATTATCCACAAGAACAAAGCGGCTAACTTGAAAAGCAAATTGACAAAACACGTTAATAAATTAGCGTAA
- a CDS encoding N-acetylmuramoyl-L-alanine amidase family protein: MHKQNFKIILSFLLILTSTFIFSQKKFIIVLDAGHGGGDHGATRNYSDIGLVMEKDVTLGIVLKLGAMLEKNRDFKVIYTRKIDEYPSLTDRTNIANRNKADLFISVHVNSSPSKSATAKGTETFVQGPAQNKENLEVAKQENNVIYLDERDKETFASYDASSPESLIALKIQQSKYLENSLTIGSFIETNFAASGRFSRGVKQENLHILRRSAMPSVLIETGFVNNYDDAQYLNSDKGKDEVAENIYNAVINYKKALDRKSGGPVVTKKPEPERPAESPLKNDFRILLMSSPTKYNDGDPALKGLNYILPLKENGQYKYYYGVTNMASVKDINLRTAKDAGFRNAFAVGFMPNQKLLTGYYTIEVYTGEKLNGNSFILQTLKDVERNKDNGIFYYTYGKVYTLEDAVKLQKDLDAKGIKNTVIQKVYK, from the coding sequence ATGCACAAACAAAATTTTAAAATAATTTTATCATTTCTCCTTATCCTTACCAGCACTTTTATTTTTTCGCAAAAGAAATTTATCATCGTTTTAGATGCCGGACACGGGGGAGGTGATCATGGAGCTACCAGGAATTATTCTGATATAGGATTGGTAATGGAGAAGGATGTTACTTTAGGCATTGTTCTTAAACTGGGAGCCATGCTTGAAAAAAACAGAGATTTCAAAGTAATATATACCCGTAAGATTGATGAATACCCATCATTAACGGACAGAACCAATATTGCCAACAGAAACAAAGCTGATTTATTTATCTCTGTGCATGTTAATTCTTCACCAAGCAAATCGGCTACAGCAAAAGGAACGGAAACCTTTGTTCAGGGGCCTGCACAAAATAAAGAAAACTTGGAAGTAGCGAAGCAGGAAAACAATGTAATCTACCTTGATGAAAGGGATAAGGAAACCTTTGCCTCTTATGATGCCTCTTCTCCGGAATCGTTAATTGCTCTTAAAATTCAGCAAAGTAAATATCTGGAAAACAGTTTGACTATTGGAAGCTTTATTGAAACCAATTTCGCGGCAAGCGGACGTTTTTCAAGGGGGGTAAAGCAGGAAAATCTTCACATCTTAAGAAGAAGTGCCATGCCGTCTGTATTAATCGAGACAGGATTTGTTAACAATTATGATGATGCCCAATATCTGAATTCTGACAAAGGAAAAGACGAAGTTGCAGAAAACATCTACAATGCGGTTATTAATTATAAAAAAGCTCTCGATAGAAAATCAGGAGGACCTGTTGTTACCAAAAAACCAGAACCTGAAAGACCCGCAGAGTCTCCATTGAAAAATGACTTCAGAATATTACTGATGAGCTCTCCAACTAAATACAACGACGGAGATCCGGCTTTAAAGGGACTGAACTATATTCTTCCTCTTAAAGAAAACGGACAATATAAATACTATTACGGAGTAACCAATATGGCTTCTGTAAAAGACATCAACCTCAGAACAGCCAAAGATGCAGGCTTCCGAAATGCTTTTGCAGTAGGATTTATGCCGAACCAGAAACTTCTTACAGGCTATTATACAATAGAAGTCTATACCGGCGAAAAACTGAACGGAAATTCATTTATCCTTCAGACACTTAAAGATGTCGAAAGGAATAAAGATAACGGTATATTCTACTATACTTACGGAAAAGTATACACTCTGGAAGATGCTGTAAAACTTCAGAAAGACCTTGATGCAAAAGGAATAAAGAATACGGTGATACAAAAGGTGTATAAGTAA
- a CDS encoding putative LPS assembly protein LptD produces MAKTVLKNILQILIILIFNNFLAQKTSEKLPKNAVNDTISKKDTIVVKKEALEDVLRTKADDQRRDVPKKMTFLNRKAQVKYQDMQIDADYISIDDNKNVIYARGKLDSLGKIIEPVITMQGGKKYETNEFSYNTKTRQAIAYNARTEESEGVITAQKTKKYNDSVFAMRNADYTTDDYYIKKKDTVSDYFMRASNIKLIKSKEKSQIVTGPIQMYIEKVPTPLILPFAVLPFSAKRAAGILIPSFGEREDVGFFLNGLGYYQPIGEHFDLKVLADIYTKGSWNIRPQMNYLKKYRYSGSFTADVGTMIRGIKGLDDYTKNSTYRITWNHSQDTKANPFLTFSASVDIVSTKFYNNPLNNNYIFNQNVLNTQQNSTVTLTKRFLKLPMTITGTASYAQNFATGLSDLRLPQMNVAINQFYLFKSKTGVRQGLLENITVNTGFNLTNFVNTQENELFTKAMWDKMQTGLKNNIALGTNTTLAKYFTFSLSANIDNALTTKTLNKYYDPVKNVEVDEIQKNVAGYSTFSTTASLQTTLYGGMKFKKGSAIQAIRHMMTPSIGFTYSPDFGSPNFGYYKNFYNAQGALTPYSIFEKGIVGTPPSGMQGALGLSIGNNVEMKVRSKKDSTGVKKVKIFESLNFSGSYNFAAKTHPWSVFTFSGQSSFFNNKLSVNTSLALEPYRIAFAPGENVGVRTEDFGHFSVQGFNVQMSYPLSSELFGEKTDYAKKYASKGEVRNENYYFDDDNYAHFDQAWTLNVNANYAYSKGTSRLGNKIASIGLDGSIKLTPYWNINGSTHYDLVSKELAYTRIGFSRDQRSFTINFNWVPFGQYKVYDFFIGIKANILSDALKYKDRSFTQPNAPF; encoded by the coding sequence TTGGCCAAAACCGTCCTCAAAAATATATTACAAATTTTAATTATCCTAATTTTTAACAATTTTTTAGCACAGAAAACGTCTGAAAAGTTGCCTAAAAATGCGGTTAATGATACTATTTCCAAAAAGGATACCATAGTTGTAAAGAAAGAAGCTTTAGAAGATGTTCTTCGTACAAAAGCCGATGACCAGAGAAGAGATGTTCCTAAAAAAATGACATTTCTGAACAGAAAAGCCCAGGTGAAATACCAGGATATGCAGATTGATGCAGATTATATTTCTATTGATGATAATAAAAATGTGATCTATGCCCGCGGAAAACTGGATTCATTAGGGAAAATCATCGAACCTGTAATAACCATGCAGGGCGGAAAAAAATATGAGACCAACGAATTCAGTTATAATACTAAAACCAGACAGGCTATTGCCTACAATGCCAGAACTGAAGAAAGCGAAGGGGTAATTACCGCACAGAAGACTAAAAAGTATAACGATTCTGTGTTCGCCATGAGGAATGCAGATTATACAACCGATGATTATTATATCAAGAAAAAAGATACGGTATCGGATTATTTTATGAGGGCTTCCAATATTAAGCTGATCAAATCCAAAGAAAAATCTCAGATCGTTACCGGTCCTATCCAGATGTATATAGAAAAGGTTCCAACACCTTTAATCCTGCCGTTTGCCGTTCTTCCGTTTTCAGCAAAAAGAGCTGCCGGAATCCTGATTCCGAGTTTTGGGGAAAGGGAAGATGTAGGATTCTTTCTTAACGGACTTGGATACTACCAGCCGATTGGGGAACATTTTGACCTTAAAGTACTCGCAGATATCTATACCAAAGGAAGCTGGAATATACGTCCACAAATGAATTATCTGAAAAAATACCGGTATTCCGGAAGTTTTACGGCAGATGTTGGAACAATGATCAGAGGAATTAAGGGACTGGATGATTATACCAAAAACAGTACCTATAGAATTACCTGGAATCATTCACAGGATACAAAAGCCAATCCATTCCTTACATTCAGTGCTTCTGTGGATATTGTAAGTACCAAGTTTTATAATAATCCGCTGAACAATAACTATATTTTCAACCAGAACGTGCTGAATACACAGCAGAACTCAACGGTAACCCTTACCAAGAGATTCCTGAAACTGCCTATGACCATTACGGGAACAGCTTCTTATGCCCAGAATTTTGCAACGGGACTGTCAGACCTTCGTCTTCCTCAGATGAACGTGGCTATTAACCAGTTTTACTTATTTAAATCTAAAACAGGAGTAAGACAGGGACTTCTTGAAAATATTACCGTAAATACAGGCTTTAACCTGACTAATTTTGTCAACACTCAGGAAAATGAGCTTTTCACTAAAGCGATGTGGGATAAAATGCAGACAGGACTTAAAAATAATATTGCGTTAGGAACCAATACAACCCTGGCAAAATATTTTACATTCAGTTTAAGTGCGAATATTGATAACGCATTAACGACAAAAACCCTGAACAAATATTATGACCCTGTAAAAAATGTTGAAGTAGACGAAATACAGAAGAATGTTGCAGGGTATTCCACTTTCTCTACAACAGCCAGTCTTCAGACAACATTGTATGGTGGAATGAAGTTTAAAAAAGGATCTGCTATACAGGCGATAAGACATATGATGACACCAAGTATCGGGTTTACTTACTCTCCGGATTTCGGAAGTCCGAACTTTGGATATTATAAAAACTTTTACAATGCGCAGGGAGCTCTTACCCCATATTCCATCTTCGAAAAAGGAATTGTAGGAACGCCTCCAAGCGGAATGCAGGGAGCTCTGGGATTGAGTATCGGGAACAACGTCGAGATGAAAGTAAGGTCTAAAAAAGATTCTACGGGAGTAAAAAAGGTTAAGATCTTTGAATCTTTGAATTTCTCCGGAAGCTATAACTTTGCAGCGAAAACACACCCATGGTCTGTATTTACATTCAGCGGACAGTCTTCTTTCTTTAACAACAAACTTAGCGTTAATACAAGTCTTGCTTTAGAGCCGTATAGAATTGCTTTTGCTCCGGGAGAAAATGTTGGGGTCAGAACAGAAGATTTTGGACATTTCAGTGTACAGGGCTTCAATGTTCAGATGTCGTATCCTCTAAGCAGCGAGCTGTTCGGCGAAAAGACAGATTATGCTAAAAAGTATGCCTCAAAAGGAGAAGTAAGAAATGAGAATTATTATTTTGATGATGATAATTACGCTCATTTTGATCAGGCGTGGACTTTGAATGTTAACGCCAATTATGCTTATTCAAAAGGGACTTCAAGATTAGGAAATAAAATCGCTTCCATAGGACTTGACGGAAGTATCAAGCTTACTCCTTACTGGAATATCAACGGAAGTACACACTACGATCTTGTATCCAAAGAACTGGCCTATACAAGGATTGGATTTTCAAGAGACCAGCGAAGTTTTACAATTAATTTCAACTGGGTTCCTTTCGGACAGTATAAAGTATATGATTTCTTTATCGGAATCAAAGCCAATATCTTAAGCGATGCACTGAAGTACAAAGACAGAAGCTTCACGCAGCCTAATGCCCCTTTCTAA
- a CDS encoding RidA family protein, with protein sequence MKQIINTVNAPAAIGPYSQANMANGVLYISGQIPVDPATGKLVEGIEKETHQVMKNLEAILTEAGMTFKNVVKATIFLKSMDDFAVMNDIYASYLDADSYPARETVQVSCLPKNVDIEISMIAHQD encoded by the coding sequence ATGAAACAAATAATCAACACAGTGAACGCGCCTGCAGCTATCGGACCTTATTCACAAGCTAATATGGCCAACGGAGTATTGTATATCTCCGGACAGATTCCTGTAGATCCTGCAACTGGTAAATTGGTGGAAGGAATTGAAAAAGAAACGCATCAGGTAATGAAAAATCTTGAAGCGATCCTTACGGAAGCCGGAATGACTTTTAAAAACGTTGTAAAGGCTACTATCTTCTTAAAAAGTATGGATGATTTTGCTGTAATGAATGATATTTATGCATCATATCTGGATGCAGACAGCTACCCTGCACGTGAAACGGTACAGGTATCATGTCTGCCTAAGAACGTTGATATTGAAATTTCTATGATTGCACATCAGGATTAA
- a CDS encoding trypsin-like peptidase domain-containing protein — MKSTLKKLLPFAVVGVVSGATTVGTIQYFGQHNNNGDQSFFTTAAPTASFVGMNTGAVGDDFVKAAKTTVPAVVTIKNYQSRTSSRASEQDLFDFFFGDPFGGGGRGQQKQRQQQAPDNMPSGMGSGVIISPDGYIISNNHVVAGANKLEVVLSNKKSYIATLVGTDPNTDISLLKIEEKGLPYLNFANSDNIEVGQWVLAVGNPLGLNSTVTAGIVSAKGRGIGILGSQGKAANPIESFIQTDAAINPGNSGGALVNVAGDLIGINSAIQSTTGYYQGYGFAVPANLARKIVEDIKKFGIVQRGFLGVSSLDLSNDQQVAAYNKQNKTTLKVGSGIYVLGFGENSGAEDAGLKKGDIITKIDTYAITDFADLSMSIGSKRPGDKVVVTYSRNGKEATTSVTLRDQKGGTSTRTKADLSVTEKIGAEFDPLTERFKTEYGLNSGVVAKAVAEGGEMAKIGIVDNYIIIEINGKPVNSQKDIEKILDKYQGNVQVKFVDDYGRIYTKGFKMP; from the coding sequence ATGAAGAGTACTTTAAAAAAACTATTACCATTTGCAGTAGTGGGAGTTGTCTCTGGAGCTACTACCGTTGGGACAATACAATATTTTGGACAGCATAATAACAACGGCGACCAGTCCTTTTTCACAACAGCAGCACCTACTGCATCATTTGTAGGAATGAATACGGGAGCTGTGGGTGATGATTTTGTAAAAGCAGCCAAGACTACGGTTCCGGCTGTGGTAACGATCAAAAATTATCAGAGCAGAACGAGCAGCAGAGCTTCTGAGCAGGACCTGTTTGATTTCTTCTTCGGAGATCCTTTTGGAGGTGGAGGTAGAGGCCAGCAGAAACAAAGGCAGCAGCAGGCTCCGGACAATATGCCTTCAGGAATGGGTTCAGGGGTGATTATTTCTCCCGACGGATACATCATTTCGAACAATCACGTTGTAGCAGGTGCCAATAAACTGGAAGTTGTATTAAGCAACAAAAAATCATACATCGCCACACTTGTAGGGACAGACCCTAATACAGATATTTCTTTACTAAAAATTGAAGAAAAAGGACTTCCTTATCTTAATTTTGCCAATTCAGACAATATTGAGGTAGGACAATGGGTACTTGCTGTAGGAAACCCGCTTGGGCTTAACTCTACCGTGACTGCAGGGATTGTTTCAGCAAAAGGAAGAGGAATCGGAATTCTGGGAAGCCAGGGGAAAGCAGCCAATCCTATTGAAAGCTTTATTCAAACTGATGCCGCAATCAACCCGGGTAACTCAGGAGGAGCTTTGGTAAATGTAGCTGGAGACCTTATCGGGATCAACTCTGCCATTCAGTCTACAACAGGGTATTATCAGGGATATGGATTTGCAGTTCCAGCTAATCTGGCAAGAAAGATTGTTGAGGACATCAAGAAATTCGGAATTGTACAGAGAGGATTCTTAGGCGTTTCATCATTAGACCTATCGAATGATCAGCAAGTTGCAGCTTATAACAAGCAAAATAAAACCACTCTGAAGGTAGGATCCGGAATATATGTTTTAGGATTTGGGGAGAATAGCGGAGCAGAAGATGCCGGTCTGAAAAAAGGAGATATCATTACTAAAATAGACACTTATGCCATCACAGATTTTGCCGATCTTTCAATGTCAATCGGAAGCAAGCGTCCTGGTGATAAAGTTGTGGTAACTTATTCAAGAAATGGTAAAGAAGCTACGACCAGTGTTACTCTAAGAGATCAGAAAGGAGGAACTTCCACCAGAACAAAAGCAGACCTTAGCGTAACTGAAAAGATTGGTGCTGAGTTTGATCCGCTTACCGAAAGATTTAAAACAGAATACGGACTGAACAGCGGTGTAGTTGCCAAAGCTGTAGCAGAAGGCGGTGAAATGGCCAAAATAGGTATCGTAGATAATTATATCATCATAGAGATCAACGGAAAACCGGTCAATTCACAAAAGGATATAGAAAAAATCCTGGATAAGTATCAGGGGAATGTACAGGTGAAATTTGTAGACGACTATGGAAGAATCTATACCAAAGGATTCAAAATGCCTTAA
- the trhO gene encoding oxygen-dependent tRNA uridine(34) hydroxylase TrhO: MQLYNTLSAEERAQLIDEAGKDRLTLSFYAYAKIEDPKKFRDELFIAWNALDALGRIYVAHEGINAQMSVPADQFEAFRNTLEFYDFMKGIRLNVAVDQDNYSFLKLTIKVRNKIVADGLNDDTFDVTNKGIHLKAKEFNDLLEDPNTIVVDFRNHYESEVGHFEGAITPDVENFRESLPIINDQLQDYKEDKNLLMYCTGGIRCEKASAYFKHQGFKNVYQLEGGIIEYTRQIKEEGIKSKFIGKNFVFDHRLGERITDDIISQCHQCGKPCDNHTNCANDACHLLFIQCDECKAAMENCCSTECLETIHLPLEEQLKLRKGLQVGNKVFRKGKSDALKFKNSGDLPTKPLAKAETKNIRQKIAVKKTLIGKAEHYYSKSKIAQFLLENSELSVGDKVLISGPTTGEQEVVITEMYVQGGPCKTAKPGDQITFELPFRVRLSDKLYKILS, from the coding sequence ATGCAACTGTATAACACCTTAAGCGCAGAAGAAAGAGCTCAACTTATTGATGAAGCCGGTAAAGACCGTCTTACTTTGTCTTTCTATGCGTATGCCAAAATTGAAGACCCAAAAAAATTTCGCGACGAATTATTTATAGCCTGGAATGCCCTTGATGCACTCGGCCGTATTTATGTTGCTCACGAAGGAATTAATGCTCAGATGAGTGTTCCCGCGGATCAGTTTGAGGCTTTTCGCAATACGCTGGAATTTTATGATTTTATGAAAGGAATTCGTCTGAATGTAGCCGTTGATCAGGACAATTACTCTTTTTTAAAATTAACGATAAAAGTTCGGAACAAAATTGTTGCAGACGGTTTGAATGACGATACTTTTGATGTTACCAATAAAGGAATTCACTTAAAAGCAAAGGAGTTCAATGATCTGCTTGAAGATCCTAATACGATTGTAGTAGATTTCAGAAATCATTACGAAAGCGAGGTAGGTCATTTTGAAGGCGCTATTACTCCCGATGTTGAAAACTTCAGAGAAAGCTTACCAATCATCAATGATCAGTTACAGGATTATAAAGAAGATAAAAACCTATTGATGTACTGTACAGGCGGGATCCGTTGTGAAAAAGCCAGTGCCTACTTCAAACATCAGGGCTTTAAAAATGTATATCAGCTGGAAGGCGGAATTATCGAGTATACCCGCCAGATTAAAGAAGAAGGTATAAAAAGTAAATTCATCGGAAAGAATTTTGTATTTGACCACCGGTTAGGAGAAAGGATTACAGACGATATTATTTCACAGTGCCACCAATGTGGTAAGCCTTGTGATAATCATACCAATTGTGCCAATGATGCCTGCCATTTATTATTTATCCAATGTGATGAATGTAAAGCAGCCATGGAAAACTGCTGTTCTACAGAATGTTTAGAAACCATACATCTGCCTTTAGAAGAGCAGCTGAAATTAAGAAAAGGACTGCAGGTTGGGAATAAAGTGTTCAGAAAAGGGAAATCAGATGCTTTGAAGTTTAAAAATTCTGGAGACTTACCAACAAAACCTCTGGCAAAAGCTGAAACAAAGAATATCCGCCAGAAAATTGCTGTTAAAAAAACTTTAATCGGCAAGGCAGAACACTATTATTCAAAATCAAAAATCGCCCAGTTTTTACTTGAAAACAGTGAACTTTCAGTAGGGGATAAAGTATTGATTTCAGGACCAACGACTGGTGAACAGGAAGTTGTCATTACAGAAATGTATGTGCAGGGAGGACCTTGTAAGACTGCGAAACCAGGAGATCAGATCACTTTTGAACTTCCGTTCAGAGTTCGTCTGTCTGATAAATTATATAAGATTTTATCCTAA
- a CDS encoding 5-formyltetrahydrofolate cyclo-ligase, with protein MQKRKALSSDEAFVLSENIFSRFLDYFNPKDGQKIHIFIPIEKFNEINTQIFITYFFEQNIRVYVPKIVEDKLIAIEIFEDSAFETNNWGVSEPVSNEDSGETNFDFVVTPLLYCDPNGNRIGYGKGFYDSLFQNISHNAKKIGVNYFNPDEYVDDIWENDIPLDYLVTPEEVLSFFSGAE; from the coding sequence ATGCAAAAAAGAAAAGCCTTGTCTTCCGATGAGGCTTTCGTGTTATCAGAAAATATATTCAGCAGATTTTTAGATTATTTCAATCCGAAGGACGGTCAGAAAATACATATTTTCATTCCTATTGAGAAGTTTAATGAGATTAATACACAAATCTTCATTACTTATTTTTTTGAACAAAATATCAGGGTTTATGTGCCTAAAATTGTTGAAGATAAACTTATTGCTATTGAGATTTTTGAAGATTCAGCCTTTGAAACCAATAACTGGGGAGTTTCAGAGCCTGTTTCTAATGAAGATTCGGGAGAAACTAATTTTGATTTTGTGGTTACGCCTTTACTGTATTGTGATCCTAATGGAAACAGAATTGGGTACGGAAAGGGATTTTATGACAGCCTTTTTCAAAATATTTCGCACAATGCAAAAAAAATCGGGGTCAATTACTTTAACCCCGACGAATATGTGGATGATATCTGGGAAAATGATATCCCTTTAGACTATTTGGTGACGCCTGAAGAAGTACTGTCTTTCTTCAGCGGGGCAGAGTAG
- a CDS encoding TrmH family RNA methyltransferase, translating into MLIESFQNDKIKNVTKLLADNRFRKKSKVFVVEGKQENERALTYSFEPVEFFICENIFKGKLPDAKIHYVSEKVYEKIAYRGTSEGIIGIYMAKETLLSSFSPKENATIIIVEGVEKPGNLGAILRSCEAFGIDALIVADGKTDFYNPNVIRSSVGCLFGMEVYQAENEETLEFLKKNSFNIYTTLMDETAEDLYKRDFTQRSAVLFGTEHSGLSDFWIGKGKNTLIPMAGSIDSLNLSNAVAITCYESLRQKKG; encoded by the coding sequence ATGTTGATAGAAAGCTTTCAGAACGATAAAATAAAAAATGTCACTAAACTCTTAGCTGACAACCGTTTCCGTAAAAAATCAAAAGTTTTTGTTGTAGAAGGAAAGCAGGAAAATGAAAGGGCATTAACCTACAGTTTTGAACCTGTAGAGTTTTTCATCTGTGAAAATATCTTTAAAGGAAAACTTCCTGATGCGAAAATTCATTACGTCAGTGAAAAAGTATATGAAAAAATAGCTTACAGAGGAACTTCTGAGGGAATCATAGGAATTTATATGGCGAAAGAAACCCTTTTATCTTCATTTAGTCCGAAAGAAAATGCTACGATTATTATCGTGGAAGGTGTAGAGAAACCGGGAAACCTAGGGGCTATTTTAAGAAGCTGTGAAGCTTTCGGTATTGATGCATTGATTGTAGCAGACGGAAAAACCGATTTTTACAACCCAAATGTCATCAGATCCAGCGTAGGCTGTCTTTTCGGAATGGAAGTTTACCAGGCTGAAAATGAGGAAACTCTTGAATTTCTTAAGAAAAACAGCTTCAATATCTACACTACTCTTATGGATGAAACCGCTGAAGATCTTTATAAAAGAGATTTCACGCAACGTTCTGCTGTATTATTTGGCACTGAACATTCCGGATTAAGTGATTTCTGGATCGGAAAAGGAAAAAACACCCTGATTCCAATGGCAGGAAGCATCGATTCTTTGAACCTGAGCAATGCCGTAGCCATAACGTGTTATGAATCTTTAAGACAGAAGAAAGGATAA
- the rmuC gene encoding DNA recombination protein RmuC, translating to MTYLIIGCITGGLLGALILYFVLKSSSVSRTSYDELNNLYIKSTADFTNALQKIKELNEENAKEKEQHLLNQDLLNDLKNEFARLSAEHTSLNTQFLELKQLNIRQTSHIETLAIEKQDIFAKNAELTAKNEGLQQSLETQKEEIIKIQEESKLQFENLANKILEEKTEKFTTLNQNNLKNILEPFQEKIADLKNKVNEAYEKENKERFSLAEKVKELAELNQQISDDAKKLTRALKGESKTQGNWGEMILESILEKSGLVKGREYFLEHELRDEDNNALFSEFSGKKMRPDAVVKYPDERNVIIDSKVSLTAFTDLVDESDPDVYNIKLSQHLASIKNHITQLSQKAYDDYGKSLDFVMMFIPSEPAYIAAMQADQNLWNYAYEKRILLLNPSNLITSLKLIADLWKREYQNKNSLEIAERGAKLYDKFVGFVENLEKVGRNLDQAKNVYNDAYKQLHTGNDNLIIQTQKLKSLGIKNKKDLPPSLIDNGNIVETDNPQL from the coding sequence ATGACCTATTTAATTATCGGATGTATTACCGGCGGCCTGCTGGGTGCCTTGATTTTATATTTTGTTTTGAAATCATCATCGGTTTCCAGAACTTCCTATGACGAGCTAAATAATTTATATATTAAAAGCACTGCTGATTTTACTAATGCTCTTCAGAAGATCAAGGAACTGAACGAAGAAAATGCTAAAGAAAAAGAACAGCATCTGCTCAACCAGGATCTGCTGAATGACCTTAAAAATGAATTTGCCAGACTCTCCGCAGAACATACTTCACTAAATACCCAATTTCTGGAACTAAAACAGCTTAACATCAGGCAAACATCTCATATAGAAACACTGGCCATTGAAAAGCAGGACATTTTTGCTAAAAATGCAGAGCTTACAGCCAAAAATGAAGGCCTTCAGCAATCATTGGAAACCCAAAAGGAAGAGATTATAAAAATTCAGGAAGAATCTAAACTACAGTTTGAAAATCTGGCCAATAAGATTTTAGAAGAAAAGACAGAAAAATTTACAACACTTAATCAAAATAACCTAAAAAACATTCTTGAACCTTTTCAGGAAAAAATAGCGGATTTAAAGAACAAAGTTAATGAAGCCTATGAAAAAGAAAATAAAGAACGTTTTTCTCTGGCTGAAAAAGTAAAAGAGCTTGCAGAACTTAACCAGCAGATCTCTGATGATGCCAAAAAATTAACCCGTGCTTTGAAAGGTGAAAGCAAAACCCAAGGGAATTGGGGTGAAATGATTCTGGAAAGTATTCTTGAAAAATCAGGGTTGGTGAAAGGAAGGGAATATTTTCTGGAACATGAGCTGCGCGATGAAGACAATAATGCTCTCTTTTCTGAGTTTTCCGGAAAAAAAATGCGTCCTGATGCTGTTGTAAAATATCCCGACGAAAGAAATGTAATCATTGACTCCAAAGTATCTCTGACCGCTTTCACAGATCTTGTTGACGAGAGTGATCCGGATGTGTACAACATCAAACTGAGCCAGCACCTCGCTTCCATTAAAAACCATATTACGCAGCTGAGCCAGAAAGCTTATGATGATTACGGAAAGTCTCTGGACTTTGTTATGATGTTCATCCCAAGTGAACCTGCTTATATTGCAGCCATGCAGGCCGATCAAAATCTTTGGAACTATGCTTATGAAAAAAGGATCTTATTGCTAAATCCAAGCAATCTGATTACTTCTCTGAAACTTATTGCAGATCTCTGGAAACGTGAATATCAGAACAAAAACTCATTGGAAATTGCTGAACGAGGGGCCAAACTTTATGATAAGTTTGTAGGTTTTGTGGAAAACCTCGAAAAGGTGGGGAGAAACCTCGATCAGGCCAAAAATGTCTATAATGATGCTTACAAGCAGCTTCACACCGGCAATGACAATCTGATCATCCAGACCCAGAAATTGAAATCATTGGGGATTAAAAATAAAAAAGACCTTCCGCCAAGCCTTATTGATAACGGTAATATTGTAGAAACAGATAACCCACAATTATAA